In a single window of the Arachis hypogaea cultivar Tifrunner chromosome 6, arahy.Tifrunner.gnm2.J5K5, whole genome shotgun sequence genome:
- the LOC112805361 gene encoding uncharacterized protein produces the protein MGENERPNKVLKAGANDEPIVEEVDSDIDKSYQYESEAFNSPILSDEEDRRPKFHEFDDDTDNGEVNFEVGEIFDTMTQFKQALNDMFVFEGKKLEYIKNEKYRVRANCVEEGCPWLILTSWNSQKMYFQVKTYVKEHTCSRNLTSNMASRSWVTSKLVKRLVTQSQLSPKEALEHMKDDYNLHIHYKMISRALKAAREEVIENEKEQFEKVRDYLSELHRSNPGSTAIVDVIPQLESPPMFDKIYISLYAYKRGFKAGCRPLIKLDGCHLKGYFGGHLLSAVAQDANNHFFVIAYAVVDSECTEAWRWLLTLLQEDLGSCTEFGWNFISDQ, from the coding sequence ATGGGTGAGAATGAAAGGCCAAACAAAGTGCTTAAAGCAGGGGCCAATGATGAACCCATTGTGGAGGAGGTAGATTCTGATATTGACAAGTCATATCAGTATGAGTCAGAAGCATTTAACTCTCCAATTTTGTCTGATGAGGAGGACAGAAGGCCtaaatttcatgaatttgatgatgacaCTGATAATGGTGAGGTGAATTTTGAAGTTGGAGAAATATTTGACACCATGACACAATTCAAGCAAGCATTGAACGACATGTTTGTTTTTGAAGGGAAAAAGTTAgagtatataaaaaatgaaaagtatAGAGTGAGAGCAAATTGCGTGGAAGAGGGCTGTCCTTGGTTAATCCTAACTTCCTGGAacagtcagaaaatgtattttcaaGTCAAAACATATGTTAAGGAGCACACATGTAGTAGAAATCTGACAAGTAATATGGCAAGTAGATCATGGGTCACAAGCAAGCTAGTGAAGAGGTTGGTCACACAGTCGCAGCTATCACCTAAGGAGGCATTAGAGCACATGAAAGATGACTATAATCTGCATATCCACTATAAAATGATCAGCAGAGCTTTGAAGGCAGCTAGAGAGGAGGTTATAGAAAATGAAAAGGAACAATTTGAAAAGGTTAGAGATTACTTGTCTGAGCTTCATAGGAGTAATCCAGGGTCAACAGCTATAGTGGATGTGATTCCCCAACTTGAATCACCACCTATGTTTGACAAGATATACATATCATTATATGCATACAAGCGTGGATTCAAGGCAGGATGTCGTCCTTTAATCAAGCTAGATGGCTGTCACCTGAAGGGTTACTTTGGTGGCCACCTCCTTTCAGCCGTTGCTCAAGATGCTAACAACCACTTCTTCGTCATTGCTTACGCTGTGGTTGATAGTGAATGTACTGAAGCATGGAGGTGGCTCCTAACTCTCCTCCAGGAGGACCTAGGCTCATGCACTGAATTTGGCTGGAATTTTATTTCTGATCAGTAG